A single region of the Streptomyces diastaticus subsp. diastaticus genome encodes:
- a CDS encoding helicase-associated domain-containing protein, which produces MSAEQQHRDGQAADPGPRSLAQALRERDDASLAALLRARPDLLHPVPADVTQLATRAGTRASVLRALEHLDRFSLQAAEALAVAPDPASYEELLGLLAGDDGDEEVAGALPAAVALLRDRALVWGGADRLRLVRTARELLAPSASHSSPTGLGPSVAEATSGMSPGRIQTILAAAGLPGTHDAVSAVAALSALFADRERVAELLDQAPEASREVLGRLVWGPPYGQVTAEPAAHLRWLLDRGLLLPTTPGTVVLPREAALSLRGGRAHRVPEPTRPRVAVAAERKPRVVDAAAGGQALAALATVEELLRSWDEGGPAVLRAGGLSIRDLKRTAGTLEVPEPVAAFWVELAYGAGLIAADGGYLEERHDRARDDEADGADDEGGREARPRRRTGEAEHYAPTPEYDAWRDLPPAERWAWLAEAWLPGTRTPGLIGGRDGRDRTLSALGPGLDRSPAPEVRRRVLELMAELEPGEAPDPASLLQRLRWERPLRSAGTRREPPAPPRTGARPAYGGGVEANNPEALRTRLTEWALLEAEMLGVSGRGALTTHGRALLGAAGRSEGAGAGTAAAGSGAEPPRAAVVAALLAPLLPEPLDHVLLQADLTAVAPGPLVRPLAEALAVLADVESTGGATVYRFTPGSVRRALDAGRSATELHTFLAQHSRTPVPQPLTYLIDDVARRHGLLRVGAASSYVRCDDEAVLDEILADRRAAALRPRRLAPTVVAARTDPRTLIEGLRAMGFAPAAESAEGDVLVARAHAHRTPPRTPPAPVPDGPPAPDATLLTAAVRAVRAGDRAATTPRKDASGAEAPGGLPRTSAAETLATVQAAAMTGDSLWIGHVNAEGAASQRLLAPLRVEGGYVTGYDHTADEVRTYALHRITGVAELAEEAGGADQAR; this is translated from the coding sequence ATGAGCGCTGAGCAGCAGCACAGGGACGGTCAGGCGGCGGACCCGGGACCGAGGTCGCTGGCGCAGGCTCTGCGCGAGCGCGACGACGCCTCACTGGCGGCCCTGCTCCGGGCCCGCCCCGATCTGCTCCATCCGGTGCCGGCCGACGTGACGCAGCTGGCGACCCGGGCGGGGACGCGGGCCTCGGTGCTGCGGGCACTGGAGCACCTGGACCGGTTCTCGCTCCAGGCGGCCGAGGCGCTGGCGGTCGCGCCTGACCCGGCCTCGTACGAGGAGCTGCTCGGCCTGCTCGCCGGGGACGACGGTGACGAGGAGGTGGCCGGGGCGCTGCCGGCCGCGGTGGCACTGCTGCGGGACCGGGCCCTGGTGTGGGGCGGCGCGGACCGGCTGCGGCTGGTGCGGACCGCCCGGGAGCTGCTGGCGCCGTCGGCCTCGCACTCCTCGCCGACCGGGCTCGGCCCGTCGGTGGCGGAGGCGACCTCGGGCATGTCGCCGGGCCGGATCCAGACGATCCTGGCGGCGGCCGGACTGCCCGGCACCCACGACGCGGTGTCGGCGGTGGCCGCCCTCAGCGCCCTCTTCGCCGACCGCGAGCGCGTCGCCGAGCTGCTGGACCAGGCTCCCGAGGCTTCCCGGGAGGTGCTGGGGCGGCTGGTGTGGGGCCCTCCGTACGGCCAGGTGACGGCCGAGCCGGCGGCCCATCTGCGCTGGCTGCTGGACCGGGGGCTGCTGCTGCCGACCACGCCGGGAACGGTCGTCCTGCCGCGCGAGGCGGCGCTGTCGCTGCGCGGGGGCCGCGCCCACCGCGTACCGGAGCCGACGCGGCCGCGGGTGGCCGTGGCGGCCGAGCGGAAGCCGCGGGTGGTGGACGCGGCGGCGGGCGGGCAGGCGCTGGCGGCACTGGCCACCGTCGAGGAGCTGCTGCGGTCCTGGGACGAGGGCGGGCCCGCCGTGCTGCGCGCGGGCGGGCTGAGCATCCGCGACCTGAAGCGGACGGCGGGCACCCTGGAGGTCCCTGAGCCGGTCGCCGCGTTCTGGGTGGAGCTGGCGTACGGGGCCGGGCTGATCGCCGCCGACGGCGGGTACCTGGAGGAGCGCCACGACCGGGCCCGGGACGACGAGGCCGACGGCGCCGACGACGAGGGGGGCCGCGAGGCCCGTCCCCGCCGCCGGACCGGCGAGGCCGAGCACTACGCCCCCACCCCGGAGTACGACGCCTGGCGTGACCTGCCGCCCGCCGAGCGCTGGGCCTGGCTGGCCGAGGCGTGGCTGCCCGGTACCCGCACTCCCGGCCTGATCGGCGGCCGTGACGGCCGTGACCGCACCCTGTCCGCGCTCGGCCCCGGCCTGGACCGCTCCCCCGCGCCCGAGGTGCGACGCAGGGTGCTGGAGCTGATGGCGGAGCTGGAGCCGGGCGAGGCGCCCGACCCGGCGTCGCTCCTCCAACGGCTTCGCTGGGAGCGCCCGTTGCGCTCGGCGGGGACGCGCCGGGAGCCTCCCGCGCCGCCGCGTACCGGCGCGCGCCCCGCGTACGGCGGCGGGGTCGAGGCCAACAACCCGGAGGCCCTGCGGACCAGGCTCACCGAGTGGGCGCTGCTGGAGGCCGAGATGCTGGGGGTGTCCGGGCGCGGCGCCCTGACCACCCACGGCCGGGCGCTGCTCGGCGCGGCGGGCAGGTCCGAGGGGGCCGGCGCGGGCACCGCGGCCGCCGGGTCCGGGGCCGAGCCCCCGCGGGCGGCTGTCGTGGCCGCCCTGCTCGCCCCGCTCCTGCCCGAGCCGCTGGACCACGTGCTGCTCCAGGCCGACCTGACCGCCGTCGCCCCCGGCCCGCTGGTCCGGCCGCTCGCCGAGGCGCTGGCGGTCCTGGCCGACGTGGAGTCGACGGGCGGGGCGACGGTCTACCGGTTCACTCCGGGCTCGGTGCGCCGCGCCCTGGACGCCGGGCGGAGCGCCACCGAGCTGCACACCTTCCTCGCCCAGCACTCCCGCACCCCGGTGCCGCAGCCGCTGACGTACCTGATCGACGACGTGGCGCGCCGCCACGGTCTGCTGCGGGTCGGCGCCGCCTCCTCGTACGTCCGCTGTGACGACGAGGCGGTCCTGGACGAGATCCTCGCCGACCGGCGGGCCGCCGCCCTGCGGCCGCGCCGCCTGGCGCCCACGGTCGTCGCCGCCCGGACCGACCCGCGCACCCTCATCGAGGGGCTGCGGGCGATGGGGTTCGCCCCGGCCGCCGAGTCCGCCGAGGGCGACGTGCTGGTCGCCCGCGCGCACGCCCACCGCACGCCCCCGCGCACACCTCCGGCGCCGGTCCCCGACGGCCCGCCGGCCCCGGACGCCACCCTGCTGACCGCCGCGGTACGGGCGGTGCGCGCGGGCGACCGGGCGGCGACGACCCCGCGCAAGGACGCCTCGGGCGCCGAGGCACCGGGCGGCCTGCCGCGTACGTCGGCGGCGGAGACCCTCGCCACCGTCCAGGCGGCCGCGATGACCGGCGACTCCCTGTGGATCGGCCACGTCAACGCCGAGGGCGCCGCCTCGCAGCGCCTGCTGGCGCCGCTGCGCGTGGAGGGCGGCTACGTCACCGGCTACGACCACACCGCCGACGAGGTCCGCACCTACGCCCTGCACCGCATCACCGGCGTCGCGGAACTCGCGGAGGAGGCGGGCGGCGCCGACCAGGCCCGCTGA
- a CDS encoding DNA repair helicase XPB, whose amino-acid sequence MSCLIVQSDKTLLLEVDHEQADACRRAIAPFAELERAPEHIHTYRLTPLGLWNARAAGHDAEQVVDALVEYSRYPVPHALLVDIAETMDRYGRLTLTKHPAHGLVLTSTDRPVLEEILRSKKIQPLVGARIDPDTVAVHPSERGQIKQALLKLGWPAEDLAGYVDGEAHAIDLAEDGWALRPYQKQAVEGFWHGGSGVVVLPCGAGKTLVGAGAMAQAKATTLILVTNTVSARQWKSELIKRTSLTEDEIGEYSGTRKEIRPVTIATYQVLTTKRKGIYPHLELFDSRDWGLVVYDEVHLLPAPVFKFTADLQARRRLGLTATLVREDGRESDVFSLIGPKRFDAPWKEIEAQGYIAPADCVEVRVNLTESERLAYATAESDEKYRFCATTASKQKVTEALVRKHQGEQTLVIGQYIDQLDELGEHLDAPVIKGDTSNAQREKLFDAFRTGELSVLVVSKVANFSIDLPEATVAIQVSGTFGSRQEEAQRLGRLLRPKADGHEARFYSVVARDTVDQDFAAHRQRFLAEQGYAYRIVDADELLAG is encoded by the coding sequence GTGTCCTGTTTGATCGTGCAGAGTGACAAGACGCTGCTGCTGGAGGTGGACCACGAGCAGGCGGACGCCTGCCGGCGCGCCATCGCGCCGTTCGCCGAGCTGGAGCGCGCGCCGGAGCACATCCACACCTACCGGCTGACGCCGCTCGGCCTGTGGAACGCGCGGGCCGCCGGGCACGACGCCGAGCAGGTCGTGGACGCACTGGTGGAGTACTCGCGGTACCCGGTGCCGCACGCCCTGCTGGTCGACATCGCGGAGACGATGGACCGGTACGGCCGCCTCACCCTCACCAAGCACCCCGCGCACGGTCTGGTCCTCACCTCCACCGACCGCCCGGTGCTGGAGGAGATCCTCCGCTCGAAGAAGATCCAGCCGCTGGTCGGCGCCCGGATCGACCCGGACACCGTCGCGGTGCACCCCTCGGAGCGCGGGCAGATCAAGCAGGCGCTGCTGAAGCTGGGCTGGCCCGCCGAGGACCTGGCCGGTTACGTGGACGGCGAGGCGCACGCCATCGACCTGGCCGAGGACGGGTGGGCGCTGCGCCCCTACCAGAAGCAGGCCGTCGAGGGGTTCTGGCACGGCGGGTCCGGGGTCGTCGTGCTGCCGTGCGGCGCGGGCAAGACGCTGGTCGGCGCGGGCGCCATGGCGCAGGCCAAGGCCACCACGCTGATCCTGGTCACCAACACCGTCTCCGCCCGCCAGTGGAAGAGCGAACTGATCAAGCGGACCTCGCTGACCGAGGACGAGATCGGCGAGTACAGCGGGACGAGGAAGGAGATCCGCCCGGTCACCATCGCGACGTACCAGGTGCTGACGACGAAGCGGAAGGGGATCTACCCCCACCTGGAGCTGTTCGACTCCCGGGACTGGGGCCTGGTCGTCTACGACGAGGTGCACCTGCTGCCCGCGCCGGTCTTCAAGTTCACCGCCGACCTCCAGGCCCGCCGCCGCCTCGGCCTGACCGCGACCCTGGTCCGCGAGGACGGCCGCGAGTCCGACGTCTTCTCGCTGATCGGCCCGAAGCGGTTCGACGCGCCGTGGAAGGAGATCGAGGCGCAGGGCTACATCGCCCCCGCCGACTGCGTCGAGGTCCGCGTCAACCTCACCGAGAGCGAACGCCTCGCCTACGCCACCGCCGAGTCCGACGAGAAGTACCGCTTCTGCGCGACCACCGCGTCCAAGCAGAAGGTCACCGAGGCCCTGGTCCGCAAGCACCAGGGCGAGCAGACCCTCGTCATCGGCCAGTACATCGACCAGCTCGACGAACTGGGCGAGCACCTCGACGCGCCCGTGATCAAGGGCGACACCTCCAACGCCCAGCGCGAGAAGCTGTTCGACGCCTTCCGCACCGGCGAACTGTCGGTCCTGGTCGTCTCGAAGGTCGCCAACTTCTCCATCGACCTGCCGGAGGCCACCGTCGCCATCCAGGTCTCCGGCACCTTCGGCTCCCGCCAGGAGGAGGCCCAGCGCCTGGGCCGCCTGCTGCGTCCGAAGGCCGACGGCCACGAGGCCCGCTTCTACTCGGTCGTCGCCCGCGACACCGTCGACCAGGACTTCGCCGCCCACCGCCAGCGCTTCCTGGCCGAACAGGGCTACGCGTACCGGATCGTCGACGCGGACGAGCTGCTGGCGGGGTGA
- a CDS encoding peptidoglycan-binding protein has product MRTTKRSVVSVIAVAGIIASGFTAGTAVAASPQHGPAAAGTQDVAPLAVVNLGLSTAQAKRVQLYLRDFYGYKGAIDGQLGTASWKAMQRNLRNFGYTGAIDGVVGGGTVKALQRLLRSYGYDGAQDGVVGPQTIAAFKTYANTR; this is encoded by the coding sequence ATGCGTACCACCAAGAGATCCGTCGTCAGCGTGATCGCCGTGGCCGGGATCATCGCCTCCGGCTTCACCGCGGGCACCGCGGTTGCCGCCTCCCCGCAGCACGGCCCCGCAGCCGCCGGCACCCAGGACGTCGCCCCGCTCGCGGTCGTCAACCTCGGCCTGAGCACCGCCCAGGCCAAGAGGGTCCAGCTCTACCTGCGCGACTTCTACGGCTACAAGGGCGCCATCGACGGCCAGCTCGGCACCGCGAGCTGGAAGGCGATGCAGCGCAACCTCCGCAACTTCGGCTACACCGGCGCGATCGACGGAGTCGTCGGCGGCGGCACCGTGAAGGCCCTCCAGCGCCTCCTGCGCAGCTACGGCTACGACGGCGCCCAGGACGGCGTCGTCGGCCCCCAGACCATCGCCGCCTTCAAGACGTACGCCAACACGCGCTGA
- a CDS encoding VOC family protein, protein MASVKQVQITFDCASPRRVARFWSEALGYVLPDPPEGFATWEAYDASRPAEERDTWSACGDPTGVGPRLYFQRVPEGKVAKNRVHLDIRAGTGLVGEERLAALEAECARLEALGAVRGTLLLADEENESCQNMRDVEGNEFCLD, encoded by the coding sequence ATGGCATCGGTCAAGCAGGTCCAGATCACGTTCGACTGCGCGAGCCCGCGACGCGTCGCCCGCTTCTGGAGCGAGGCGCTGGGGTACGTCCTCCCGGACCCGCCGGAGGGTTTCGCCACGTGGGAGGCGTACGACGCGTCGCGGCCGGCCGAGGAGCGGGACACCTGGTCCGCCTGCGGCGACCCCACGGGCGTGGGCCCGCGGCTCTACTTCCAGCGCGTCCCCGAGGGCAAGGTCGCCAAGAACCGCGTCCACCTCGACATCCGCGCCGGAACCGGGCTGGTGGGCGAGGAGCGCCTGGCCGCACTGGAGGCCGAATGCGCACGCCTCGAAGCGCTCGGCGCGGTCCGCGGCACGCTGCTGCTCGCCGACGAGGAGAACGAGTCCTGCCAGAACATGCGGGACGTGGAGGGGAACGAGTTCTGCCTGGACTGA
- a CDS encoding glutamate--cysteine ligase, which yields MGRDLPQRDFTDEDRERFGARLRASLGLLDGLLTSPGFGTGEPTLGAELEMFLVTRDGVPVPRNEEVRRVAADPRLVLEVNRYNLEANLTPVPLRPRPFTALHEEAEALLETVRRAGVPFGAEPYCAGLLPTLRPGDLTRRNMSPRGRYAVIDDALGRAGRGLRVSGEQRLRMRSDTFCAQGAASSWQVHLTVRPEEFTRVHNAAQLMIAPVLAVAANSPLLLGRRAWDESRIPWYEQAFGQHRRRVAAADRRSGFGHGWLRGGVRELVEEAVRRYTPLVPLCSDGDWDRPLRPGGPPALDELRLHLGTLWWWNRPVYDPAGDGHLRIELRALPSGPTPADMVANTALLTGLVLDRAAREPGGELPFALARENFYTAARDGMAARLWWPAGKAAPIRLAARDLVRALLPRAAAGLAGAGVSEDEVQRWLGVVEGRVLTGRSGAHWQRRTHRALGSDDRATVRRYLELSSTGAPVHSWPAPQPRARGKAERAGRTGSPR from the coding sequence ATGGGACGTGATCTTCCCCAGCGCGACTTCACCGACGAGGACAGGGAACGGTTCGGGGCGCGGCTGCGGGCCTCGCTCGGCCTCCTCGACGGGCTCCTCACCTCGCCCGGGTTCGGCACCGGGGAGCCGACGCTCGGCGCGGAGCTGGAGATGTTCCTCGTGACGCGCGACGGCGTGCCCGTCCCCCGGAACGAGGAGGTCCGCCGCGTCGCCGCCGACCCCCGCCTCGTCCTGGAGGTCAACCGCTACAACCTGGAGGCCAACCTCACCCCCGTCCCCTTACGCCCCCGCCCCTTCACCGCCCTGCACGAAGAGGCCGAAGCCCTGCTGGAGACGGTCCGCCGGGCGGGCGTCCCGTTCGGCGCCGAGCCGTACTGCGCGGGCCTGCTGCCGACCCTGCGCCCGGGTGACCTGACCCGGCGCAACATGTCGCCGCGCGGCCGCTACGCGGTGATCGACGACGCCCTCGGGCGGGCCGGGCGCGGGCTGCGGGTCAGCGGGGAGCAGCGGTTGCGGATGCGCTCCGACACCTTCTGCGCGCAGGGCGCCGCCAGCTCCTGGCAGGTCCACCTGACCGTACGGCCCGAGGAGTTCACCCGCGTCCACAACGCCGCCCAGCTCATGATCGCCCCCGTCCTCGCCGTCGCCGCCAACTCGCCGCTGCTGCTGGGCAGACGGGCCTGGGACGAGTCCCGCATCCCCTGGTACGAGCAGGCCTTCGGCCAGCACCGGCGCCGCGTCGCCGCCGCCGACCGGCGCTCCGGCTTCGGCCACGGGTGGCTGCGCGGGGGCGTGCGGGAGCTGGTCGAGGAGGCGGTACGCCGGTACACGCCGCTGGTCCCGCTCTGCTCGGACGGCGACTGGGACCGGCCGCTGCGACCGGGCGGCCCGCCCGCCCTGGACGAGCTGCGCCTGCACCTGGGCACGCTGTGGTGGTGGAACCGCCCGGTGTACGACCCGGCCGGCGACGGTCACCTGCGCATCGAGCTGCGGGCCCTGCCCTCCGGGCCGACCCCCGCCGACATGGTCGCCAACACCGCCCTGCTGACCGGCCTCGTCCTCGACCGCGCCGCCCGCGAGCCCGGCGGCGAACTCCCCTTCGCCCTCGCCCGGGAGAACTTCTACACCGCCGCCCGCGACGGCATGGCCGCCCGCCTCTGGTGGCCCGCGGGCAAGGCCGCCCCCATCCGCCTCGCCGCCCGCGACCTCGTCCGCGCCCTGCTGCCCCGCGCGGCCGCCGGACTGGCCGGCGCCGGGGTCTCCGAGGACGAGGTGCAGCGGTGGCTGGGGGTGGTGGAGGGGCGCGTACTGACCGGGCGCTCCGGCGCCCACTGGCAGCGGCGGACCCACCGGGCGCTCGGCTCGGACGACCGGGCGACGGTACGCCGGTATCTGGAGCTGAGTTCGACGGGGGCGCCGGTGCACAGTTGGCCCGCGCCGCAGCCGAGGGCGCGGGGGAAGGCTGAGAGGGCCGGCCGGACGGGGAGTCCGCGGTAG
- a CDS encoding nitroreductase yields MNGPVFTPTRTSEAPAGGTRTGGARTPEYTEQLIRGRRAIRAFRPDPVPEETLRGIFSLAGAAPSNSNAQPWRVEVVSGARRDRLADALRTAHAERRVTADYPYSESMYAPVHQERRAAFGAGLYGALGIGPDDHPARAAYDAESLGFYGAPHAAFLFVTGDGGPRLAADAGAYLQTLLLAMTGYGVASCPQGLLSFHADTVRGQLGVDEGKLLVGVSFGYADESAPVNRVASGRAALEATTTFHA; encoded by the coding sequence ATGAACGGACCGGTCTTCACCCCGACGCGCACGAGCGAGGCGCCCGCCGGCGGGACGCGGACGGGCGGGGCGCGAACGCCGGAGTACACCGAGCAGCTGATCCGCGGGCGCCGCGCGATCCGCGCGTTCCGGCCCGACCCGGTACCCGAGGAGACTCTGCGCGGGATCTTCTCCCTGGCCGGCGCCGCGCCGTCCAACTCCAACGCGCAGCCGTGGCGGGTCGAGGTGGTGAGCGGCGCCCGGCGAGACCGCCTGGCCGACGCCCTGCGAACGGCCCACGCCGAGCGGCGCGTCACGGCCGACTACCCCTACTCCGAAAGCATGTACGCCCCCGTCCACCAGGAACGGCGGGCGGCCTTCGGCGCCGGCCTGTACGGAGCACTGGGCATCGGACCCGACGACCACCCGGCCCGCGCGGCCTACGACGCGGAGAGCCTGGGCTTCTACGGGGCGCCCCACGCCGCGTTCCTGTTCGTCACCGGCGACGGCGGGCCACGACTGGCCGCCGACGCCGGCGCCTACCTGCAGACGCTGCTGCTGGCCATGACCGGCTACGGCGTGGCCAGCTGCCCGCAGGGCCTCCTCAGCTTCCACGCCGACACCGTCCGCGGCCAACTCGGTGTGGACGAAGGGAAGCTGCTCGTGGGTGTCTCCTTCGGCTACGCCGACGAGAGCGCGCCGGTGAACCGAGTGGCGTCCGGTCGCGCGGCCTTGGAGGCAACCACCACGTTCCACGCCTAG
- a CDS encoding TetR/AcrR family transcriptional regulator produces MTTTATATRRQGRGGRERILAAAAGLFAAQGINATGMEQIAERAPVSKRTLYAHFRTKDELVLAHLEDLSSTGRTLEGALAREDIPARERVLALFDPPPAGTDPVRGCPFIDAAVEFPDPQDAVHAYAREQKLLMVRLVTGLVTELGCREPALLAEQLVTLADGAASRAMVLGEPAYGRHARAAAEILLENALTGTV; encoded by the coding sequence ATGACCACGACGGCGACGGCGACTCGACGGCAGGGCCGCGGAGGGCGGGAGCGCATCCTGGCCGCCGCGGCCGGGCTGTTCGCGGCCCAGGGGATCAACGCGACCGGCATGGAGCAGATCGCGGAGCGGGCGCCGGTCTCCAAGCGGACCCTCTACGCGCACTTCAGGACCAAGGACGAGCTGGTCCTCGCCCACCTCGAGGACCTCTCCTCGACGGGGCGCACCCTGGAAGGTGCCCTGGCGCGCGAGGACATTCCCGCCAGGGAGCGCGTCCTCGCCCTGTTCGACCCGCCTCCGGCCGGTACGGATCCCGTGCGCGGATGCCCGTTCATCGACGCCGCCGTGGAGTTCCCCGACCCGCAGGACGCGGTCCACGCCTACGCCCGCGAACAGAAACTGCTGATGGTGCGGCTGGTGACCGGCCTGGTGACGGAACTGGGCTGCCGCGAGCCCGCCCTCCTCGCCGAGCAACTCGTGACCCTCGCGGACGGTGCCGCCAGCCGCGCCATGGTGCTGGGCGAGCCGGCCTACGGCCGGCACGCGCGGGCAGCCGCGGAGATCCTCCTGGAGAACGCGCTGACGGGCACGGTCTGA
- a CDS encoding glycosyltransferase 87 family protein: MLALSFTAFVALCLIQHIAMADTLVYRAEGRAVVNGSDLYGFTVTEWELPATYPPFAAILFVPTTWLPIPALKVCFILGNTALLALLVHLSCRLAARPTRAPFLLLAVAVGIWLEPVFQTLLFGQINLAIVCLVVWDLTRPAGALGKGFALGVATGVKLTPGIFIVHLLLTGRVREGLTALASFSGTVLLGALVLPSATVDFFTRRLYETGRVGLAWIVDNQSLQGLIARALHTEHPGPAWAVPTAFVGLAGLWLARRLGGGGPWPVLVTAVTGLLVSPISWSHHWVWCVPLLVVLLTRGNRLLAAALTVLFLARPHWILPHQGDLDLHFPWWQQPLGAPYPVLGLGLLAAATWAAYGWRRYGDSGPRVPRQGGRGVGGGAGEPVGDRAG; the protein is encoded by the coding sequence GTGCTGGCGCTCTCGTTCACCGCGTTCGTCGCCCTGTGCCTGATCCAGCACATCGCGATGGCGGACACCCTCGTCTACCGCGCCGAGGGCCGGGCCGTCGTCAACGGCAGCGACCTCTATGGCTTCACCGTCACCGAGTGGGAACTGCCCGCGACCTACCCGCCGTTCGCGGCGATCCTCTTCGTGCCGACGACCTGGCTGCCGATACCCGCGCTGAAGGTCTGCTTCATCCTCGGCAACACCGCGCTGCTCGCCCTCCTGGTCCACCTCTCCTGCCGCCTCGCCGCACGCCCCACCCGCGCCCCGTTCCTGCTGCTCGCGGTGGCGGTGGGGATCTGGCTGGAGCCGGTCTTCCAGACGCTGTTGTTCGGCCAGATCAACCTGGCGATCGTCTGCCTCGTCGTGTGGGACCTGACCCGCCCGGCCGGAGCCCTCGGCAAGGGGTTCGCCCTCGGCGTCGCCACCGGCGTGAAGCTGACCCCGGGCATCTTCATCGTCCACCTGCTGCTCACCGGGCGGGTCCGCGAGGGCCTGACCGCGCTGGCCTCGTTCTCCGGCACGGTGCTGCTGGGCGCGCTGGTCCTGCCGTCGGCCACCGTCGACTTCTTCACCCGCCGCCTCTACGAGACGGGCCGCGTCGGCCTCGCCTGGATCGTCGACAACCAGTCCCTGCAGGGCCTGATCGCCCGCGCGCTGCACACCGAACACCCGGGCCCGGCCTGGGCCGTGCCGACCGCCTTCGTCGGCCTCGCCGGGCTGTGGCTGGCCCGCCGGCTCGGTGGCGGGGGGCCGTGGCCGGTCCTGGTGACGGCGGTGACCGGGCTGCTCGTCTCGCCGATCAGCTGGTCGCACCACTGGGTGTGGTGCGTGCCGCTCCTCGTCGTCCTGCTGACGCGCGGGAACCGTCTGCTCGCCGCCGCCCTCACCGTGCTGTTCCTCGCCCGCCCGCACTGGATCCTGCCGCACCAGGGCGACCTGGACCTCCATTTCCCGTGGTGGCAGCAGCCGTTGGGCGCGCCCTACCCCGTCCTGGGCCTCGGCCTGCTCGCGGCCGCCACCTGGGCGGCGTACGGGTGGCGGCGGTACGGCGACAGCGGGCCGCGCGTACCCCGGCAGGGCGGCCGGGGTGTGGGCGGCGGCGCCGGGGAGCCCGTGGGGGACCGGGCGGGTTAG